From the Deinococcus radiophilus genome, one window contains:
- a CDS encoding nicotinate phosphoribosyltransferase → MNPITPTQQRELVCSTALFTDLYQLTMMQGYWLEGMHTQPATFDLYYRKQPFQGGFAVWAGLEPALDYLESLRFSAQDLEYLASLNLFRADFLEALRDWNFGGTVTAFREGRIVFPHVPLLSVTAPLWEAQLVETALLNSLNFQTLVATKAARCVIAAQGSPYGGQVVEFGARRAQGPNGALSASRASFVGGATGTSNVEAGLRYGLPLSGTHAHAWVQSFGSELEAFRAYARTYPDDAVLLLDTVDTLQSGLVNAITVAHELREQGHELRGVRLDSGDLAYLSRRVRAGLDEAGFPDVKIVASNDLDEQVIASVIAEGGRIDVYGIGTQLATAGGNGGGALGGVYKLAALNGQPKMKLTGDPIKSNVPGDKRVWRGRDADGLLAYDVLTLGEAPQTGERVSDPTNPLRASRLPELTWEDAREVVMRGGQRTFPADNLTTIQARALAELGQLQEGSLRLLNPHGYKVSLTQDVAELRDHTSEEIRADKVGV, encoded by the coding sequence ATGAATCCCATCACCCCCACCCAGCAAAGAGAACTGGTCTGCTCCACGGCCCTGTTTACCGACCTGTACCAACTCACCATGATGCAGGGCTACTGGCTGGAGGGCATGCACACCCAGCCAGCCACCTTTGACCTGTACTACCGCAAGCAACCTTTCCAGGGCGGTTTCGCAGTGTGGGCGGGACTGGAACCTGCGCTGGACTATCTGGAAAGCCTCAGATTCAGCGCACAGGACCTGGAATATCTGGCCAGCCTGAACCTGTTTCGGGCCGACTTTCTCGAAGCGCTACGGGACTGGAACTTCGGTGGGACGGTCACGGCCTTCCGTGAAGGGCGAATCGTCTTTCCACACGTGCCGCTGCTGAGCGTGACCGCGCCACTGTGGGAAGCCCAACTGGTCGAAACGGCGCTGCTGAACAGCCTGAACTTTCAGACCCTGGTGGCCACCAAGGCCGCCCGCTGCGTGATCGCCGCGCAGGGCAGCCCCTACGGTGGGCAGGTTGTAGAATTCGGCGCCCGCCGCGCCCAGGGACCCAACGGCGCCCTGAGTGCCTCACGGGCGTCTTTCGTGGGCGGAGCCACCGGCACCAGCAACGTGGAAGCAGGCCTGCGCTACGGCCTGCCACTGTCGGGCACGCACGCCCACGCCTGGGTGCAGAGCTTCGGCAGCGAGCTAGAGGCTTTCCGTGCCTATGCCCGCACCTACCCGGATGACGCCGTACTGTTGCTGGACACGGTCGACACCCTGCAAAGCGGCCTGGTGAATGCCATTACGGTGGCCCATGAATTACGCGAACAGGGCCACGAGCTACGCGGCGTACGGCTGGACAGCGGGGACTTGGCCTATCTCAGCCGCCGAGTGCGGGCCGGGCTGGATGAGGCCGGATTTCCAGACGTGAAGATCGTCGCCAGCAATGACCTGGACGAGCAGGTCATCGCCTCGGTGATCGCTGAGGGTGGACGCATAGACGTGTACGGCATCGGCACCCAGCTGGCCACCGCAGGCGGCAACGGCGGTGGAGCCCTGGGCGGGGTATACAAGTTGGCCGCACTGAACGGTCAGCCCAAGATGAAGCTGACCGGCGACCCGATCAAAAGCAACGTGCCGGGGGACAAGCGGGTCTGGCGTGGCCGCGACGCAGACGGCCTGCTGGCTTACGACGTACTGACTCTGGGTGAAGCGCCGCAGACTGGTGAGCGGGTCAGTGACCCTACCAACCCGCTGCGGGCCAGCCGCTTACCTGAGCTGACCTGGGAAGACGCCCGTGAAGTGGTGATGCGGGGCGGCCAGCGCACTTTCCCCGCCGATAATCTGACCACCATTCAGGCCCGCGCCCTGGCCGAACTGGGACAGTTGCAGGAAGGTAGCCTGCGCCTGCTGAACCCACACGGATATAAAGTCAGCCTGACGCAAGATGTGGCAGAGCTGCGGGACCACACCAGCGAGGAGATCCGCGCCGACAAAGTAGGTGTCTAA
- a CDS encoding MFS transporter, producing MTQISQAAGPQVVAGSSQVSVDDALDQIGLGPFQWKLLAICGLTWAADAMEVLLMSFALPGIRAEFGLEGASAVPLLTATFLGMFVGAIFWGNLADRIGRRNVFLITVSLGVIFGLSGALAPTVTLLMVARFLTGFAIGGTLPVDYAMMAEFVPTAWRGKFLVYLESFWAVGTIIVAGLAWYLNSVMAPEDAWRWLLGLAALPMLIGLLARFGIPDSPRFLLGRGQDARARAAVDTVARSNGNADALAGIQLAPPLQQARVSAASLFSGSLSKRTILLALVWFGLSLGYYGIFTWLPTYLRAGGMELADVYRTTLLLAFAQLPGYFLAAYLVDAVGRRATVAGFLAVGAVSTYLFLSASGAGSVLATSALLSAALLGAWGSVYAYTPELFPTSVRSTAMGLMSAAARVAGLIAPSLGAMLVTGNLSAALSVFAASFAVAAIAAWSIGTETRGKQLEEVTA from the coding sequence ATGACACAAATTTCACAAGCCGCCGGGCCACAGGTGGTTGCTGGCAGCTCACAGGTCAGCGTGGACGACGCTCTTGACCAGATTGGCCTAGGGCCCTTTCAGTGGAAACTGCTGGCCATCTGCGGGCTGACCTGGGCCGCCGACGCCATGGAAGTGCTGCTGATGAGCTTCGCGCTGCCGGGCATCCGGGCCGAGTTTGGGCTGGAAGGAGCCTCCGCAGTCCCACTCCTCACCGCCACCTTCCTGGGCATGTTCGTCGGGGCTATTTTCTGGGGCAACCTGGCAGACCGGATCGGGCGGCGCAACGTCTTCCTGATTACCGTCTCACTGGGGGTCATTTTTGGCCTCAGCGGGGCCCTCGCCCCTACCGTCACCTTGCTGATGGTGGCCCGTTTCCTGACCGGGTTTGCCATCGGCGGCACGCTGCCGGTGGACTACGCCATGATGGCCGAATTTGTCCCGACCGCGTGGCGCGGCAAATTCCTGGTCTATCTGGAGAGCTTCTGGGCCGTAGGAACCATCATCGTGGCCGGGCTGGCCTGGTATCTGAACTCAGTCATGGCGCCTGAAGATGCCTGGCGCTGGCTGCTGGGTCTGGCCGCGCTGCCCATGCTGATCGGACTGTTGGCCCGCTTCGGGATTCCCGACTCGCCGCGCTTTTTGCTCGGCCGGGGCCAGGACGCCCGGGCCCGCGCCGCTGTAGACACCGTGGCCCGCAGCAACGGCAATGCCGATGCGCTGGCGGGTATCCAACTGGCTCCGCCTTTGCAGCAAGCCAGAGTCAGCGCGGCCAGCCTGTTCAGCGGCAGCCTCAGCAAGCGGACCATCTTGCTGGCGCTGGTGTGGTTCGGGCTGTCACTGGGGTACTACGGCATCTTCACCTGGCTGCCGACCTATCTGCGGGCCGGGGGCATGGAACTGGCAGACGTGTACCGCACCACCTTGCTGCTGGCCTTCGCGCAGCTGCCGGGCTATTTCCTGGCGGCCTATCTGGTAGACGCCGTGGGCCGCCGCGCCACCGTGGCCGGCTTCCTGGCGGTGGGCGCCGTAAGCACTTACCTTTTCCTCTCGGCCAGCGGAGCCGGAAGCGTACTGGCCACCTCGGCCCTGCTGAGTGCCGCCCTGCTGGGCGCCTGGGGCAGCGTGTACGCCTACACCCCCGAACTGTTCCCCACCAGCGTCCGCAGCACCGCCATGGGCCTGATGAGCGCCGCTGCCCGCGTCGCTGGACTGATTGCCCCCAGCCTGGGCGCCATGTTGGTGACGGGCAACCTGAGCGCCGCGCTGAGCGTATTCGCAGCCAGCTTCGCGGTGGCCGCCATCGCCGCTTGGAGCATCGGCACCGAGACACGCGGCAAACAACTTGAAGAAGTCACTGCCTGA
- the thrS gene encoding threonine--tRNA ligase produces MHITLPDGKQLELPAGATAYDVAAQISERLAGDAVAARVGGELTDLLTPLNDGDSVSLITKKDITGTEGLYRHSLGHVMSQAVGEFYRAKGYSDDQIKRGVGPAIENGWYQDFDLPEPLSEDDLPQIEALMRDIIGRKLEFSRREVSRAEALDVFAHDPYKAELIEALPEDEVVTLYAQGDYTDLCRGPHFPSTHRLPTAFRLMSTSGAYWRGNEKNPILQRIYGVAFGTQAELDEYLHLLEEARRRDHRRLGKELDLFFTSDVIGPGLPIWLPSGATIRRELERFIVDTELKNGYQHVYSPALAKSELYKISGHWDHYQEDMFPIMHLDQEELVLRPMNCPHHIQIYAHRPHSYRELPIKIAELGTMYRYEQSGQLTGLSRVRSMTLNDAHIFCRPDQIQEEFKAVVRMIQEVYEVLGFKDYSYRLSLRDPQDTEKYYQDDQMWNTAEAQLREALADLGVDYYESPGDAAFYGPKLDVQVRSALGKDETISTAQLDFLLPQKFDLEYVAEDGSRQRPVMIHRGVISTMERMTAFLIENTAGNFPFWLAPRQVMIIPIADRHNAYAEELRAELVAAGLRAEVDTGSDRMNAKVRDAELKKIPVMLIVGDKEQEARAVSVRERTPEGHQERKGVLFADLKAELLTRYQTRA; encoded by the coding sequence ATGCACATTACCCTTCCCGATGGCAAACAGCTGGAGTTGCCCGCCGGAGCCACCGCCTATGACGTGGCCGCCCAGATCAGCGAGCGCCTGGCGGGTGACGCCGTGGCCGCCCGCGTCGGCGGCGAACTGACCGACCTGCTGACCCCCCTGAACGACGGTGACAGCGTCAGCCTGATTACCAAGAAAGACATTACCGGCACTGAGGGTCTGTACCGCCACTCCCTGGGCCACGTGATGAGCCAGGCGGTGGGCGAGTTCTACCGCGCCAAGGGCTACAGCGACGATCAGATCAAGCGCGGTGTCGGTCCCGCCATCGAGAACGGCTGGTACCAGGATTTCGACCTGCCCGAGCCGCTCAGCGAGGACGACCTGCCCCAGATCGAGGCACTGATGCGTGACATCATCGGACGCAAGCTGGAATTCTCGCGCCGTGAGGTGAGCCGCGCCGAGGCGCTGGACGTGTTCGCCCACGACCCCTACAAGGCCGAGCTGATCGAGGCCCTGCCTGAAGACGAGGTGGTCACGCTCTATGCCCAGGGCGACTACACCGACCTGTGCCGTGGGCCGCACTTTCCCTCTACCCACCGCCTGCCCACCGCCTTCCGGCTGATGTCCACCAGTGGAGCCTACTGGCGCGGCAACGAGAAGAATCCCATCTTGCAGCGTATCTACGGGGTGGCCTTTGGCACCCAGGCCGAGTTGGATGAATATTTGCACCTGCTGGAAGAGGCCCGGCGCCGTGACCACCGCCGCCTGGGCAAGGAGCTGGACCTGTTCTTCACCAGCGATGTAATTGGGCCGGGCCTGCCCATCTGGCTGCCTTCGGGCGCGACGATTCGCCGCGAGCTGGAGCGGTTCATCGTGGACACCGAGCTGAAAAACGGCTACCAGCACGTGTACTCGCCCGCGCTGGCGAAATCCGAGCTGTACAAGATCAGCGGCCACTGGGACCACTACCAGGAGGACATGTTCCCCATCATGCACCTGGACCAGGAGGAGCTGGTGCTGCGGCCCATGAACTGCCCGCACCATATTCAGATTTATGCCCACAGGCCGCACTCCTACCGCGAGCTGCCCATCAAGATCGCCGAGCTGGGCACCATGTACCGCTACGAGCAGAGCGGGCAGCTGACCGGCCTATCGCGGGTCCGCAGCATGACGCTGAACGACGCCCACATCTTCTGCCGCCCGGACCAGATTCAGGAAGAGTTCAAGGCCGTGGTGCGGATGATTCAGGAAGTGTACGAGGTGCTGGGGTTCAAGGATTACAGCTACCGGCTGTCGCTGCGTGACCCTCAGGACACCGAAAAGTACTACCAGGACGACCAGATGTGGAACACCGCCGAGGCGCAGCTGCGTGAAGCGCTGGCGGACCTGGGTGTGGACTACTACGAGTCGCCCGGCGACGCGGCCTTTTACGGTCCCAAGCTGGACGTACAGGTCCGCAGCGCCCTGGGCAAGGACGAAACCATCAGCACGGCGCAGCTGGACTTTCTGCTGCCGCAGAAGTTCGACCTGGAGTACGTGGCCGAGGACGGCTCGCGCCAGCGCCCGGTGATGATTCACCGTGGGGTGATTTCCACCATGGAGCGCATGACCGCTTTCCTGATCGAAAACACCGCCGGCAATTTCCCCTTCTGGCTGGCGCCGCGTCAGGTCATGATTATTCCGATTGCCGACCGTCACAACGCCTACGCCGAGGAACTGCGGGCCGAACTGGTGGCTGCCGGCCTGCGGGCCGAGGTGGACACCGGCAGCGACCGCATGAACGCCAAGGTGCGTGACGCCGAACTGAAAAAGATTCCGGTGATGCTGATTGTGGGCGACAAGGAGCAGGAAGCGCGGGCCGTGAGCGTGCGCGAACGTACCCCTGAGGGCCACCAGGAGCGCAAGGGCGTGCTGTTCGCTGATCTGAAGGCCGAATTGCTGACCCGTTACCAGACCCGCGCCTGA
- a CDS encoding glycoside hydrolase family 19 protein, producing the protein MINSTLLRTINPRLSEARAAEIARGLSAAAAGAGINTPARITAFLAQLAHESCGFRYAEELWGPTSAQRRYEGRADLGNTQPGDGYRYRGRGWIQLTGRHNYRKFGQLLGLDLEGNPDLAARPDVAARLAAAYWTSRGLNSLSDQGKFREITRRINGGYNGYADRLRYHTLIHEALKAVPQPGRVLLVPMGGSDPVPWDGRSRYNSQGLTALVPQLRQAYPVPGGPWEYGGVLRVWVRQNDDLVLERLPVDPTNDIPATPPKK; encoded by the coding sequence GTGATAAATAGCACGCTACTCCGAACCATTAACCCACGCCTCTCCGAAGCCCGCGCAGCCGAAATCGCTCGCGGGCTTTCTGCTGCCGCTGCTGGCGCAGGCATCAATACCCCGGCCCGCATCACGGCATTCCTGGCACAGCTGGCCCATGAGAGCTGCGGGTTTCGTTACGCCGAGGAGCTGTGGGGGCCGACCAGCGCCCAGCGCCGCTACGAAGGCCGCGCTGACCTGGGCAACACCCAGCCGGGCGACGGCTACCGCTACCGGGGCCGGGGCTGGATCCAGCTCACTGGGCGGCACAACTACCGCAAATTTGGCCAACTGCTCGGCCTGGACCTGGAGGGCAATCCTGACCTGGCAGCGCGGCCTGATGTGGCGGCGCGGTTGGCCGCAGCCTACTGGACCTCGCGGGGCCTCAACTCGCTGTCCGATCAGGGCAAGTTCCGCGAGATCACCCGGCGCATCAATGGTGGGTATAACGGCTACGCTGATCGGCTGCGCTATCACACCCTGATCCATGAGGCGCTTAAAGCAGTGCCGCAGCCTGGGCGGGTGCTGCTGGTGCCGATGGGCGGCAGTGACCCTGTGCCCTGGGATGGCCGCAGTCGGTACAACAGCCAGGGCCTCACCGCACTGGTGCCACAGCTGCGGCAGGCCTACCCCGTACCCGGTGGCCCCTGGGAGTACGGCGGCGTGCTGCGGGTCTGGGTGCGCCAGAACGACGACCTGGTGCTGGAGCGGTTACCGGTGGACCCGACCAACGACATCCCAGCGACGCCGCCCAAGAAGTGA
- a CDS encoding D-glucuronyl C5-epimerase family protein, which translates to MAEAQAQYHDQKRNPVRNATPGGYTHVGDYLNYGSTVRPRESATVTLDDQGVAMVKYTADPEKPRYNPTTISQFGLGHYGRWLRSSSPDDLRLFLVHADRLLLMQDERGALTYDYPWRYYLTKETFQPGWVSGMGQGQAISVWVRAYTATDDQRYLRAAERAYDFMLTPAERGGPYTDLGGLNPEWSHLPFIQEYISNPSAYTLNGYLFSLLGMYDLSRTAENPVRRLTIARELQRHLDSVEKLLPLYDMGGFTSYDLGHLVSWRQGQAPHVGVGYHAAHIYLLQALREATGDARFKPFEERWIGYVN; encoded by the coding sequence GTGGCTGAGGCCCAGGCCCAGTATCACGACCAGAAGCGCAACCCGGTCCGAAACGCCACGCCTGGCGGCTATACCCATGTAGGGGATTACCTCAACTATGGCAGCACTGTGCGGCCCCGCGAGTCTGCTACGGTGACGCTGGATGATCAGGGCGTGGCAATGGTCAAATACACTGCCGACCCAGAAAAACCCCGTTATAACCCAACCACCATCAGCCAGTTTGGCCTGGGTCACTATGGCCGCTGGCTCCGAAGCAGCAGCCCAGATGACCTGCGGCTGTTTCTGGTCCATGCGGACCGGCTGCTGCTGATGCAGGATGAGCGGGGCGCACTGACCTACGATTACCCGTGGCGCTACTACCTGACCAAGGAGACGTTCCAGCCGGGCTGGGTCAGCGGTATGGGGCAGGGGCAGGCCATCAGCGTCTGGGTGCGGGCGTATACGGCGACGGATGATCAACGCTACCTGCGGGCTGCCGAGCGGGCCTACGATTTCATGCTCACGCCAGCCGAGCGGGGCGGCCCCTACACTGATCTGGGTGGCCTGAATCCGGAGTGGTCCCACCTGCCCTTCATCCAGGAGTACATCAGCAATCCCAGCGCGTATACGCTCAATGGCTACCTGTTCAGTCTGCTGGGGATGTACGACCTGTCCAGGACGGCTGAAAATCCTGTGCGGCGGCTGACCATCGCCCGTGAGTTGCAACGGCATTTGGACAGCGTAGAGAAACTCCTGCCGCTCTATGACATGGGTGGGTTTACCAGCTATGACCTGGGCCACTTGGTTTCGTGGCGGCAAGGGCAGGCTCCCCATGTGGGCGTCGGCTACCATGCAGCCCATATCTACCTGCTCCAGGCGCTGAGAGAGGCCACTGGAGACGCACGATTCAAGCCCTTTGAGGAGCGCTGGATAGGTTACGTGAACTAG
- a CDS encoding IS982 family transposase → MAKYRLHHSLGRRHVIRHLYFWAKKHFSDQKICPHQKVTDAMLVALLLSRLVFKHPFPSIWWNILKEDRPGLPSYTQAYTRGIKLLPLLEHVASPAQPCTEVVVDSMPLPICRPKRTHLCQFPGAKWGFGTQGEFFGYKLHAWVTPGGQIVQYVIRPANLHDVTVSYELNLRWPEFEGPTIIGDKGYCCLGYVYPPKKNTRYDTGWRDSRHPKIRKRIETVFSALVEAQIRSAQTKTLGSLKLRVVLAVLAHNLARL, encoded by the coding sequence ATGGCTAAATATCGTCTCCACCATAGTCTAGGACGTCGGCACGTCATTCGCCACCTCTATTTCTGGGCTAAGAAGCATTTCAGCGACCAGAAAATCTGCCCGCACCAGAAGGTCACAGATGCCATGCTGGTTGCTCTGCTGCTCTCCCGTCTCGTCTTCAAGCATCCATTTCCTTCCATCTGGTGGAACATCCTCAAGGAAGACCGTCCCGGTCTTCCTTCCTACACTCAGGCCTACACCAGGGGCATCAAACTGTTGCCACTCCTAGAGCATGTTGCAAGCCCAGCTCAGCCCTGCACTGAAGTCGTAGTTGATTCAATGCCCCTCCCCATTTGCCGTCCCAAACGCACGCACCTTTGTCAGTTCCCAGGCGCGAAATGGGGATTTGGAACTCAGGGCGAGTTCTTCGGATATAAGCTGCACGCCTGGGTCACACCAGGTGGACAAATCGTTCAGTACGTCATCCGACCTGCCAACCTCCATGACGTTACGGTCAGCTATGAGCTGAATCTCAGATGGCCAGAGTTTGAAGGCCCAACCATCATTGGCGATAAGGGGTATTGCTGTCTGGGCTACGTGTATCCGCCCAAGAAGAACACCAGATATGACACGGGATGGCGAGATTCTCGCCATCCCAAAATCCGCAAACGTATTGAAACAGTCTTCTCTGCGCTTGTGGAAGCTCAAATCCGCTCTGCCCAAACCAAAACCCTGGGTTCACTTAAGCTCCGCGTCGTCTTAGCCGTACTCGCCCACAATCTTGCTAGGCTCTAA
- a CDS encoding integrase core domain-containing protein translates to METRAVLNVYVVRSLSASSAVTALRGGVEKLKKLGIEESLVVMSDGGSDFTSHEFKAACEEVGTWVRAKVSQLGGMCILERVNRTLKYEFIFREEPQTKAELSALCAEFRTWYNIVRPHSALGYGYPWAKLLEVAESLKAA, encoded by the coding sequence GTGGAAACTCGAGCTGTGCTGAATGTCTACGTGGTGCGCTCGTTATCGGCCAGCAGCGCGGTCACCGCGCTGCGAGGAGGAGTTGAGAAACTGAAGAAACTGGGAATCGAGGAATCGCTGGTCGTGATGTCGGATGGTGGCTCGGACTTCACGTCCCACGAGTTCAAAGCGGCCTGTGAGGAGGTAGGTACCTGGGTCAGGGCGAAGGTATCGCAGCTGGGTGGAATGTGCATCCTGGAGCGGGTCAACCGCACTTTGAAGTACGAGTTCATTTTCAGGGAGGAACCGCAGACGAAAGCGGAACTCAGCGCGTTATGCGCTGAATTCCGCACCTGGTACAACATCGTTCGGCCTCATTCAGCCTTGGGGTATGGCTATCCCTGGGCTAAACTGCTGGAAGTGGCCGAGTCTCTTAAAGCCGCTTGA
- a CDS encoding IS3 family transposase: MAIPGLNCWKWPSLLKPLEGFSGALPGYPKKGAGVLRQADLTFQFIHDHQGEFPIALMCRVLEVSVSGYYAWRTRPQSRRSLEDEVLTEKIKYFHERSHRTYGTIRLKEDLAGEGFQVSRHRIGRLMREANLEVRYKKPTRKTTNSNHAHPVAENLLDRDFTATAPNQKWVTDITYIPCTDGWLYLATVMDLFSRRIVGWAMESHLEATLVMSALNMAFESRGPVGGVLHHSDRGSQYASEAYRQALERLGAVQRMSRKGDCWDNAVQESFFSTLKLELDLRKARGTRAQTKTEVFEWIEVFYNRIRRHSALGYQSPVAFEEAFYARTELLSNP, translated from the coding sequence ATGGCTATCCCTGGGCTAAACTGCTGGAAGTGGCCGAGTCTCTTAAAGCCGCTTGAAGGATTTTCTGGAGCACTACCGGGATATCCTAAAAAAGGCGCTGGGGTACTTCGCCAGGCAGATTTAACCTTCCAATTCATCCATGACCACCAAGGAGAGTTTCCTATTGCCCTGATGTGCCGTGTGTTGGAGGTCAGTGTCAGCGGCTATTACGCCTGGCGGACGAGACCACAGAGTAGACGTAGCCTAGAGGATGAGGTACTGACCGAGAAAATCAAGTATTTTCACGAGCGAAGCCACCGAACCTACGGCACGATTCGCCTGAAAGAAGATTTGGCAGGAGAAGGATTTCAAGTCAGTCGGCACCGTATTGGACGGCTGATGCGCGAAGCGAACCTTGAGGTTCGCTATAAGAAACCGACTCGCAAAACCACGAACTCAAACCACGCTCACCCTGTGGCAGAAAACTTGTTGGACAGGGATTTTACGGCGACCGCGCCCAACCAAAAATGGGTGACAGATATCACCTATATCCCCTGCACAGATGGCTGGCTCTACCTGGCTACCGTGATGGACTTGTTCTCTAGACGGATTGTGGGCTGGGCTATGGAAAGTCACCTTGAGGCCACCTTGGTCATGAGCGCCCTGAATATGGCATTTGAGAGCCGTGGGCCTGTGGGTGGCGTGCTGCATCACTCAGATAGAGGGAGCCAGTATGCCAGTGAGGCTTACCGTCAGGCATTAGAGCGGCTGGGAGCCGTGCAGCGTATGAGTAGGAAAGGGGACTGCTGGGATAACGCTGTACAGGAAAGCTTTTTCAGCACTTTGAAGCTGGAATTGGACTTGAGAAAAGCGCGGGGAACCCGCGCCCAGACGAAAACAGAGGTGTTCGAGTGGATTGAAGTGTTCTACAACCGTATACGTCGTCATTCAGCCCTTGGCTATCAGTCACCAGTGGCCTTCGAAGAAGCCTTTTACGCTCGAACTGAACTTCTATCAAACCCTTGA
- a CDS encoding transposase: MTTRKTYTAEFKRQAIELAAREDVGPIRAARDLGISTSVLYRWRVQAQKAGTAAFPGQGRVTLTPQEQEIQRLRKENEILRQEREILKKAAAFFAKENL; this comes from the coding sequence ATGACCACCAGAAAGACCTACACCGCCGAATTCAAGCGTCAGGCCATCGAACTCGCTGCACGCGAGGATGTCGGCCCAATCCGGGCTGCACGTGACCTCGGAATCAGCACCTCTGTACTCTACCGCTGGAGAGTCCAAGCTCAGAAGGCTGGGACAGCCGCATTTCCAGGTCAGGGTCGGGTGACCCTGACCCCACAGGAGCAGGAAATTCAGAGGCTGCGGAAAGAGAACGAGATTCTGCGTCAGGAGCGTGAAATCCTAAAAAAAGCAGCAGCCTTCTTTGCCAAAGAAAATCTCTGA
- the ffh gene encoding signal recognition particle protein, translating to MFDTLGHKLQDILAKVGGQDKLSEDQVKATMREIRMALLEADVNFSVAKDFVASVSEQLVGQKVGGVSGELDAGQTIIKLVHDELVNMLGADKAEPTLQAGRNVWFMVGLQGAGKTTSTGKLAHLYKKQGKKILLVAADTQRPAARDQLEILARQVGVPVLKVEDGEAPATTKARIDAQLADKPADLVIVDTAGRLQVDAALMNELAALKNELEPTETMLVVDAMTGQEALNVAQNFDERVRVTGLIMTKLDGDARGGAALSARSVTGRPIYFAGVSEKITGLEPFYPDRIAGRILGMGDVMGLIERAEAAQLSGPTDKQPGEFDLDDLLSQLRQIRRMGPIGELIKLIPGMSRALPEGFTVDEQQVQRIDAMISAMTLEERRNPRVINASRRERIAKGSGHDVSDVNKLLKMHEQMKMMMKMLQGMQGGNMPSMPGMPGMGMPGMPQRKGFRSPPKK from the coding sequence ATGTTTGACACCCTCGGACACAAGTTGCAAGACATCCTCGCCAAGGTGGGCGGTCAGGACAAGCTGAGCGAAGATCAGGTGAAAGCGACCATGCGCGAAATCCGCATGGCCTTGCTGGAAGCGGACGTGAACTTCTCGGTGGCGAAGGACTTTGTGGCCTCAGTCAGCGAGCAGCTGGTAGGCCAGAAAGTCGGCGGAGTCAGCGGTGAACTGGACGCTGGGCAGACCATCATCAAGCTGGTGCATGACGAACTGGTCAACATGCTGGGCGCGGACAAGGCAGAGCCGACCTTGCAAGCGGGCCGCAACGTGTGGTTCATGGTGGGCCTTCAGGGAGCCGGTAAGACGACCAGCACCGGCAAGCTGGCACACCTCTACAAAAAGCAGGGCAAGAAAATTCTGCTGGTGGCTGCCGACACCCAGCGCCCCGCTGCCCGTGACCAGTTGGAAATCCTGGCGCGGCAGGTGGGTGTGCCGGTCCTGAAAGTGGAAGACGGCGAAGCCCCGGCGACCACCAAGGCCCGCATTGACGCGCAGCTGGCCGACAAGCCTGCCGATCTGGTGATCGTGGATACCGCTGGCCGCTTGCAGGTGGACGCTGCGCTGATGAACGAGCTGGCCGCTCTCAAAAACGAACTGGAACCCACCGAAACCATGCTGGTGGTGGACGCCATGACGGGTCAGGAAGCCCTGAACGTGGCCCAGAACTTCGACGAGCGCGTGCGTGTCACGGGCCTGATCATGACCAAGCTGGACGGAGATGCCCGGGGCGGCGCAGCCCTGAGTGCCCGCAGCGTCACGGGCCGCCCGATTTACTTTGCGGGAGTCAGCGAGAAAATCACCGGCCTGGAGCCGTTCTACCCGGACCGCATCGCCGGGCGCATTCTGGGTATGGGCGACGTGATGGGCCTGATCGAGCGTGCCGAAGCCGCCCAGCTGAGCGGCCCCACCGACAAGCAGCCCGGCGAGTTTGACCTGGACGACCTGCTCAGCCAGCTGCGCCAGATTCGCCGCATGGGTCCGATTGGCGAACTGATCAAGCTGATCCCCGGGATGAGCCGCGCCCTGCCCGAAGGCTTTACGGTGGACGAGCAACAGGTTCAGCGCATTGACGCCATGATCAGTGCCATGACGCTGGAGGAGCGCCGCAACCCCCGCGTGATCAACGCCAGCCGCCGCGAGCGCATCGCCAAAGGCTCAGGGCACGACGTGTCCGACGTGAACAAGCTGCTCAAGATGCACGAGCAGATGAAGATGATGATGAAGATGTTGCAGGGCATGCAGGGCGGCAATATGCCGAGCATGCCAGGAATGCCTGGGATGGGGATGCCCGGTATGCCGCAGCGCAAGGGCTTCCGCAGCCCGCCCAAGAAATAA